GTCCAGCGTGGGAACCCCCGCCCCGGCGGTGAAGTTGCCGTCGGAGGCTCCGCCGACCGCGGCCCTGGTCAACGGCGGCAGGCCGAGCCGGGCCGCGATCGCTTGCGCGCGCCCGAACAACACCTGTGACGACGCCGCTTCCAGCGGTGGCCGGTTGGGACCGCCGAGCACCTCGACCGCCGCACCGTCCACAGCGGACCGGATCGCGTGCATCTCCTTGTCCACCCGCTCCTGCTCGGCGACCGTGCGCACCCGCACGTCCACGGCGAACTCCCCGGAAGCCGGGACGGTGTTCACCGAGGTCCCGGCGGACAGCAGCGTGGGGGTCACCGTCGTGCCGTACCCGGCGTCGGCGAAGCCCGCGACGGCCAGGATCCGGTGCGCCAGTTCGACGGTCGCGTTGACGCCACGTTCCGGTTCGAGGCCCGCGTGCGCCGCCCTGCCGTGCGCGCGGACCCGGTAGATCGAGGTGCCCTTGCGCTCGGTCTTGAGTGCGCCACCGTCGGCCGAGGCTTCCAGCACCAGCGCGGCGGCACACCCGGCGGCCTCGTCCTCGATGAGCGCCCGCGAGCTGGGCGAACCCAGCTCCTCGTCACCGGTGACCAGGATCGTGACGCCCGCCCGGTCGGTGAGCGCGGCCACGGCGTGCAGCGCCATCACCACCCCGGCCTTCATGTCGAAGCAACCGGGGCCGCGCAGCACGCCACCCTCCACTGTGTATGGATGCGTGTCCAGTGATCCCAGCGGCCACACGGTGTCGTGGTGCCCGAGCAGCAGTACCCGCGACGGGCCCGTCCCGAACCGCCAGCGCAGGTGCGTCCGTCCCTCCCGGACGATCCGCTCCGGTGCGGCCCCGAGCAGCCGCGCGCCGACCCGGGCGACGACGTCCGCGCTCGCCGCCACCGCCGCGAGGTCCGACGACGGTGACTCGCAGGTGACCAGCTTCTCGATGTCCCCGAGCAGTTCGGGCAGTGCGGCCACCTCACACCACCTTCGGCGTGGCACGGACACCGTGGTGCACGTACTGCTCGCCGGTGGGCAGCGTGTAGAACGTCACCGGCACCCAGTCCGCCACCTGCGGCACCCACACCACGAACAGGCCGTCGCCGACGCCCACCAGGTCGTACTCCTCCACCGGGTCCGGCACCAGCTCGGCCAGCGGGCCGGTCACCGTCGAGCGCAACCGCGGGCCGTCGTCCGAGGTGAACACCTCCATGCGGGTGCTCGCGCGCTCGTAGGTGCCCAGGTACGGCGTCACGTCCACGGACACCGGCGAGGCGGGCGGCGCGAGCGGGCGCGGCACGGCGACACCGGCCAGCTCGGCGAAGATCTCGCGGTAGAGATCCTCGTACAGTCCGCGGGTGTTGCCACCGTTGGTGAGCAGGGTGACCGCCAGGCCCTCCTCCGGCAGCAGACGCAGGAACGCGGCCTGTCCGATGGTGTTGCCGTCGTGCCCGAGCACGACGTGCCCGTCCCAGTCCAGCCGGAACCAGCCGAGGCCCCACGAATCGGCCAGCGTGTGCTTGTCCGGCAGGTCGACCTGCTTGTCCGCCATCGCCGCGGCCGAGGTCTCGCTCAGCACCCGCGTGCCGTCCGCCGCGAGACCGCCGGTGAGGTGCATCCGCGCGAACGCGAGCACGTCCGCGGCGGTCGCGGTGATCAGCCCGGCCGGGCCCGCCGAGCGCGGCAGCGTCCACACCGGAGCCTTCGCCGGCTCCGGCGAACCCACGTGTCCCATGGCCGCGCGGAACATCAGCGCCTCCTCGGGAAGCGTGACCGTGTGCGCCAGGCCGAGCGGGGTGAACAGGCGCTCCCGCAGCGCGGCGTCCCACGTGCCGCCGGTGAGCTTCTCGATCACCCGGCCTGCCAGCGAGAACCCGGAGTTGCAGTAGGACCAGGTCGCGCCGAGGGGGTGGTTCTGCGCGACCTCGTCCAGGCGCGCCACGTACTTCTCCAGGCAGTCGTCGCCGCGGCCGGTGTCGGTGAACACGTCGCCGTCGATGCCGCTGGTGTGCGTGAGCAGATGCCGCATCGTCAGCTGCTTCGTCACGTCCGGATCGGCCAACCGCAGCTCGGGCAGCACGTCGATGACCGGCGCGTCGAGGTCGAGCAGGCCCTCGTCGACGAGCTGCATCGCGACGGTCGCCGTCCACACCTTGGAGATCGAGCCGATCTGGAACAGCGAATCGGTGGTCGTCTCGACCCCGGTGTCCACGTTGAGCACCCCGTGCCGCGCTTCGACGATCTCCTCGTCCAGGCGCAGGATGCCCAGGCAGGCACCGGGAACGTGGTGCCGTTCGGCCAGTTCGGTGAGGCGGCGCTGCCAGTGCGCGGCGTCGAGCGGCGCACGGCGTCCCGGTGTGTACCGCTCGACCCAGTCCACCACCCGGCGGTTGTAGTCGAGGCGGTGCGAGGGCCTGCCGTTCACGACGAACGCGTGCGGCCCCTCCGGATAGAGCACGAGCCGGGTCGGCACGCCCCGCTCACGCAGCGCCGTGTGCCACTGCTGGGCCTGTCCCACCGGGCAGAGCAGATCGCTCCCGCCGTGCAGGACGAGCGTCGGGGTGCGGACCTGGTCGACCTTCGCCAGCGGCGACATCGCGGCGTAGGACTCGGGCTCGTCCCACGGCAGCGCGCCGAGTTCGTGCGCGGCGAGGAGGTGTCCTTCGTCGGAGGTGCCGGCCATGCTGGTGAGGTCGGTGACCACGCCTCCGGCGACCGCCGCGGCGAACCGGTTGTCGCGGCTGGTCAGGTAGCACGTCATGAAGCCGCCGTAGCTGTAGCCGGTGACGGCGAGCCGGGCCGGGTCCGCGAGTCCTTCGGCGACCAGTTCGTCCAGTGGTTCCAGGAAGTCCCTGGCGTCGGCGACACCCCAGCCGCCGCGGACCGCCGTGTAGAACTTCTCGCCGTAGCCGTCGCTGCCGCGCGGGTTGAGCAGCAGCACCGTCCAGCCGCGGGCGATGAGTTCCTGGTGGTAGAAGTGGATTTCGTCGGTGCCGCCCTGCCACGCGTTGTGCGGGCCGCCGTGCACGTCGAGCAGCAGCGGCCCCGGTCCGGTCGCGGCCGGGTCGCGCAGCAGCCAGCCGTGCACGACGGTGCCGTCGGAGATGGTGAACTCCCGTTCCCTGGGCGTGAACAGCTCGATCTCGTCGGTGCTGTGCCCGGTGAGGACGGTCTCGGTCCCCGAGACGAGGTCGAGGCGGACGATCTCGCCGTAGGACTCCGGGGTGGTCAGCACGACGGCGGCCGTGCTCCCGGCGACCGCCAGCCCGGCCACGGTCCGTCCGGCGCCCGCGAGCACCGGGCGCGGCGTGCCGCCGCCGACGGGCACCGAGTACAGGTGGGTGCAGCCGCGGTCGCGGACGCAGAACAGCACGTCCTCGCCCACGAGCCGGGGCCAGGCGCCAGGGTAGGCGGGGCCGCCGGGCATCACGTTGCGGTCCAGCGGGGCCGCGAGGTTCACCGTTTCGCCGCCGTCGAGCGGGATCCGGAACAACCCGGCGTGCTCTTCGGGACTGGCTGGGTGCCCGACGACGAGCAGCGCGGCGCCGTCGGCGGTCCACGTCACCGCCGCCGCGATCCCGTCGGCGAGACCGGCCACGCGCGGCTGCGAGTTCGGATCGGTCACGTCGAGGACGTGCACCGGGACCCGGATCGCCAGGTCCCGGTCGGCGCCGGTCGCGGCGGCGAAGGCGAGCTTCGCGCCGTCCGGCGACCACGCGGGCTGCCCGGCGTGCCAGTCGCCCGTGGTGACGCGGCGGACCTCGCCGGTGGCGACCTCCACGACGTGCAGGTGCGACCGCTTGCCGCGCACGACACCGGCGCCGTCGGCGTGGTAGTCGAGGCGGTCGGCCACGATCGGGGCGTGGTCGTCCTCGGGCGCGAGGTCGACCGTCGCCGCGAACGCGATCTTCGTGCCGTCCGGGCTCCACACCGGTTTGCCCGCGCCCAGCGGCAGCGACGTCAGGCACTCGGCCTCGCCGCCGTCCGAGGGCAGCAGCCACACATCCTGCTCGCGCAGGAACGCGATCCGGCTGCCGTCGGGCGAGAACGCCGGTGCGGTGTCGCAACGCCCGTGCGTCAACTGGCGCGCGCCCTGGGAGTCCGCGCGCCACAGCGTGTACACGTAGTCGTCGGCCGCGCTGTCGATGGCGCGCAGCACGTACACGACCGCGTCGCCCGAAGGCGACAACGCGGGCTGCTCGGGAATCGTCAGGGCGGTCAGGTCCGCGATGCGCTGACGTCGGGTCATCATCTACTCCTTCGTGCGCGAAGCCGCCGCGAGCAGCTCATGGGTGTAGGGGTCTCGGGGACCGGCGAGGATCTCGCCGGCGGGGCCGGATTCGACGATCCGGCCCCGGTACAGCACGGCGATGAAGTCGCTGACGTAGCGCACCACCGCGAGGTCGTGGGAAATGAACAACATCGACAGCCGCGTCCGGCGTTGCAGGTCACGCACCAGGTTGAGCACCGTGCCCTGCACCGACACGTCGAGCGCGGAGGTGATCTCGTCGGCGATGATCACCTCCGGCCGCGCGGCGAGCGCCCGCGCCAGCGCGACCCGCTGACGCTGCCCACCGGACAGCCTGCCGGGCAGCATTCCCGCGCGGTCGGCGGGAAGCCCGACCTGGGCCAGCAGCCGTTCCACCTCGGCGCGGCGGTCGCTGCCGCGCGGAAGGGCCTCGGCGATGGACGCGCCGACCGTCATCCGCGGGTCCAGCGCCGAGTACGGGTCCTGGAACACCATCTGCACCGGACCGGGCTGCCGGACCGGTG
This is a stretch of genomic DNA from Amycolatopsis endophytica. It encodes these proteins:
- a CDS encoding serine hydrolase, whose translation is MTRRQRIADLTALTIPEQPALSPSGDAVVYVLRAIDSAADDYVYTLWRADSQGARQLTHGRCDTAPAFSPDGSRIAFLREQDVWLLPSDGGEAECLTSLPLGAGKPVWSPDGTKIAFAATVDLAPEDDHAPIVADRLDYHADGAGVVRGKRSHLHVVEVATGEVRRVTTGDWHAGQPAWSPDGAKLAFAAATGADRDLAIRVPVHVLDVTDPNSQPRVAGLADGIAAAVTWTADGAALLVVGHPASPEEHAGLFRIPLDGGETVNLAAPLDRNVMPGGPAYPGAWPRLVGEDVLFCVRDRGCTHLYSVPVGGGTPRPVLAGAGRTVAGLAVAGSTAAVVLTTPESYGEIVRLDLVSGTETVLTGHSTDEIELFTPREREFTISDGTVVHGWLLRDPAATGPGPLLLDVHGGPHNAWQGGTDEIHFYHQELIARGWTVLLLNPRGSDGYGEKFYTAVRGGWGVADARDFLEPLDELVAEGLADPARLAVTGYSYGGFMTCYLTSRDNRFAAAVAGGVVTDLTSMAGTSDEGHLLAAHELGALPWDEPESYAAMSPLAKVDQVRTPTLVLHGGSDLLCPVGQAQQWHTALRERGVPTRLVLYPEGPHAFVVNGRPSHRLDYNRRVVDWVERYTPGRRAPLDAAHWQRRLTELAERHHVPGACLGILRLDEEIVEARHGVLNVDTGVETTTDSLFQIGSISKVWTATVAMQLVDEGLLDLDAPVIDVLPELRLADPDVTKQLTMRHLLTHTSGIDGDVFTDTGRGDDCLEKYVARLDEVAQNHPLGATWSYCNSGFSLAGRVIEKLTGGTWDAALRERLFTPLGLAHTVTLPEEALMFRAAMGHVGSPEPAKAPVWTLPRSAGPAGLITATAADVLAFARMHLTGGLAADGTRVLSETSAAAMADKQVDLPDKHTLADSWGLGWFRLDWDGHVVLGHDGNTIGQAAFLRLLPEEGLAVTLLTNGGNTRGLYEDLYREIFAELAGVAVPRPLAPPASPVSVDVTPYLGTYERASTRMEVFTSDDGPRLRSTVTGPLAELVPDPVEEYDLVGVGDGLFVVWVPQVADWVPVTFYTLPTGEQYVHHGVRATPKVV
- a CDS encoding M20 family metallopeptidase, producing MPELLGDIEKLVTCESPSSDLAAVAASADVVARVGARLLGAAPERIVREGRTHLRWRFGTGPSRVLLLGHHDTVWPLGSLDTHPYTVEGGVLRGPGCFDMKAGVVMALHAVAALTDRAGVTILVTGDEELGSPSSRALIEDEAAGCAAALVLEASADGGALKTERKGTSIYRVRAHGRAAHAGLEPERGVNATVELAHRILAVAGFADAGYGTTVTPTLLSAGTSVNTVPASGEFAVDVRVRTVAEQERVDKEMHAIRSAVDGAAVEVLGGPNRPPLEAASSQVLFGRAQAIAARLGLPPLTRAAVGGASDGNFTAGAGVPTLDGLGAVGGGAHADSEHVLVDELPGRTALLSALVADLLTGAS